A window of the Streptomyces albireticuli genome harbors these coding sequences:
- a CDS encoding transposase, translating into MSPFSVRDVTSWITRHPDSLSTDQAQQLKDILARCPALDRAAGHVRAFAELMNNRQGRRLHSWIALVQADDLPALHTFTTGLGHDLDAVVAGLSMPYSSGPIEGHNNKIKMLKRQMFGRANFDLLRKRVLLAARGRS; encoded by the coding sequence GTGAGCCCTTTCAGCGTGCGGGACGTCACCAGCTGGATCACCCGCCACCCCGACAGCCTGAGCACCGACCAGGCCCAGCAGCTCAAGGACATCCTCGCCCGCTGCCCCGCACTCGACCGGGCCGCCGGACACGTGCGGGCCTTCGCCGAGCTGATGAACAACCGCCAGGGCCGCCGGCTTCACAGCTGGATCGCCCTGGTCCAGGCCGACGACCTGCCCGCCCTTCACACCTTCACCACCGGCCTCGGCCACGATCTCGACGCCGTCGTCGCCGGACTGAGCATGCCCTACAGCTCCGGACCAATCGAGGGCCACAACAACAAGATCAAAATGCTGAAACGGCAGATGTTCGGCCGCGCGAACTTCGACCTGCTCCGCAAACGGGTCCTCCTCGCAGCGCGAGGCCGGTCATGA
- a CDS encoding ATP-binding protein codes for MPVATAMIDRLVRHAEVISLRGDSFRMRGRDLGRVPPAETSSND; via the coding sequence TTGCCGGTTGCCACCGCGATGATCGACCGCCTGGTCCGCCACGCGGAGGTCATCAGCCTCCGCGGCGACAGCTTCCGCATGCGCGGACGCGACCTCGGACGCGTCCCGCCCGCCGAGACCAGCAGCAACGACTAA